The Alteribacter keqinensis genomic sequence GAAGTATTAGGAGGGAAATAATCTGATGCGTACGACATATATGGCAAAGCCTAGCGAAGTAGAACGTAAATGGTACGTTGTAGACGCGGAAGGTAAAACGCTTGGTCGTCTTTCAACTGAAGTTGCGTCAATTCTTCGTGGAAAGCACAAGCCAACGTTTACACCACACATCGACACTGGAGATCACGTAATCGTGATCAACGCAGAAAAAATTCACCTGACTGGTAATAAGCTTGCTGACAAGATGTATTACCGTCACTCTCAGCACCCAGGCGGACTTAAGAGCATGACTGCTCAAGAGATGCGCGATCGCAAACCGGTAAAAATGCTAGAGCTTGCGATTAAAGGAATGCTACCAAAAGGGTCTCTTGGCCGTAAGCAAGGCATGAAGCTTCATGTTTATGCCGGCAGCGAGCACCCACACCAAGCACAACAGCCTGAAAACTACGAATTACGCGGTTAATAAAGAAGGAGGTTATCCACTTTGGCACAGGTTCAATACTACGGAACTGGTCGTCGTAAGCACTCCGTTGCACGTGTACGTTTAGTACCTGGTGATGGCACAATCACTATCAACAAGCGTGACATCGATGAGTACTTCGACCTTGAAACTCTAAAACTTATCGTAAAACAACCACTAGCTGAGACTGAAACAGAAGGTACGTATGACATTCACGTAACTGTTCACGGCGGTGGCTACACAGGACAAGCGGGTGCGATCCGTCACGGTATCTCTCGCGCGCTTCTAGAAGCAGATCCTGAGTACCGCACATCTCTTAAGCGTGCTGGCTTCTTGACTCGTGACGCTCGTATGAAAGAGCGTAAGAAATACGGTCTTAAAGCAGCTCGTCGTGCTCCTCAGTTCTCTAAGCGTTAATTACCAAGGCTTTAAAGGCTCTCAACCATTTCTGGGTTGGGGGTCTTTTTTGTTCTGATAATCGTTTTTGACCACATTTTGACCACAAAAGTTTTTTTGACCGCAGATATGACCGCAGATCATAGCTCAATGTACTGCTGGAATTTTTCTGCGGTCTTCTCTTTCAGGTAATCGGTGACGTGAGTGTAGATGTTCATCGTCATTTGAATGTTTGTATGTCCCAATCGCTCTTGGACCTCTTTGATGCTAGCGCCAGCTTCAAAGAGAAGTGAAGCGTGAGTATGCCTCAGACCATGGATCGTTATTCTATGGAGGTTATGTTTCTTGATGAGGATATTGAGCTTTTCGTTGAGGTAAGCAGACCGTAATGGCAAGTTATCATCCCGAGTGAATACAATGTTTTCGGTATTAACAGTCATAAAGGCCAGGTTATCTTTTTTCTGCTCAATACGCAACTTCTTTAGCAACTCAAGGGTTTGGGGATCTAAGCTTATTAACCGTCTGGACTCTTTTGTTTTTGATGTTTGAAAGATGT encodes the following:
- the rplM gene encoding 50S ribosomal protein L13; translated protein: MRTTYMAKPSEVERKWYVVDAEGKTLGRLSTEVASILRGKHKPTFTPHIDTGDHVIVINAEKIHLTGNKLADKMYYRHSQHPGGLKSMTAQEMRDRKPVKMLELAIKGMLPKGSLGRKQGMKLHVYAGSEHPHQAQQPENYELRG
- the rpsI gene encoding 30S ribosomal protein S9, producing MAQVQYYGTGRRKHSVARVRLVPGDGTITINKRDIDEYFDLETLKLIVKQPLAETETEGTYDIHVTVHGGGYTGQAGAIRHGISRALLEADPEYRTSLKRAGFLTRDARMKERKKYGLKAARRAPQFSKR